One genomic segment of Natranaeroarchaeum aerophilus includes these proteins:
- a CDS encoding OsmC family protein, with product MAKEVHSTSTEGFSTQNKIREFETTIDATGEDAPDTLETLLATYSACFVPALRVGSEQRGGGDLGEIEIAVTGELNDDDKLESISFDVTTEADLDDETAAQVNERAQELCKVHDALKESLHADVTLNS from the coding sequence ATGGCCAAAGAAGTACACAGCACCTCGACCGAGGGCTTTTCGACGCAGAACAAGATTCGAGAGTTCGAGACGACCATCGACGCCACCGGCGAGGACGCGCCGGACACGCTCGAAACACTGCTCGCCACGTATAGCGCGTGTTTCGTCCCGGCGCTCCGCGTCGGCTCCGAACAGCGTGGCGGCGGCGACCTCGGTGAGATCGAGATCGCAGTGACGGGTGAACTGAACGACGACGACAAGCTCGAATCGATTTCGTTCGACGTCACCACTGAGGCCGACCTCGACGACGAGACCGCAGCACAGGTCAACGAGCGCGCTCAGGAACTCTGTAAGGTCCACGACGCGCTCAAAGAGAGCCTGCACGCAGACGTCACGCTCAACAGCTGA
- a CDS encoding isocitrate/isopropylmalate dehydrogenase family protein produces the protein MTHRIAVIPGDGIGQEVTPAAVEVLDALDIEFDFVEGDAGDATKAETGEALPQDTRELARGADATLFGAAGETAADVILPLREVVGSFANVRPAVSYPGLDAVQPDTDLVFIRENTEGVYSGIESEIADGVTTLTRVITEDASRDIAEFGFEYAETNGYDDVTIAHKANVMRETDGLFLETAEAVAAERDAEYNTALMDALAMHLITHPEDYGVVICPNLAGDMLSDLAAGLVGGLGLLPSANVGAENALFEPVHGSAPDIAGEGVANPTAMILSAAMMLDHLGYGEAGDRVREATEAVLDEGPRTPDLGGDGSTEEVTAAIVERL, from the coding sequence ATGACACATCGGATCGCCGTGATCCCGGGCGACGGAATCGGACAGGAAGTGACCCCTGCGGCAGTCGAGGTGCTCGACGCCCTCGACATCGAGTTCGACTTCGTCGAGGGGGATGCGGGCGACGCAACGAAAGCCGAAACTGGCGAGGCACTGCCACAGGACACGCGCGAACTCGCACGCGGTGCCGATGCGACGCTGTTCGGTGCAGCGGGCGAGACCGCCGCCGACGTGATCCTTCCGCTGCGTGAGGTCGTCGGCTCCTTCGCAAACGTCCGCCCCGCCGTCTCGTATCCGGGTCTCGACGCCGTCCAGCCCGATACGGACCTCGTCTTCATTCGTGAGAACACCGAGGGCGTCTACTCGGGGATCGAAAGCGAAATCGCCGACGGCGTGACGACGCTGACACGCGTCATTACCGAGGACGCCTCACGGGATATCGCCGAGTTCGGCTTCGAGTACGCCGAGACGAACGGCTACGACGACGTGACGATCGCCCACAAGGCAAACGTCATGCGCGAGACCGATGGCCTCTTTCTCGAGACCGCTGAAGCAGTCGCGGCCGAGCGTGACGCGGAGTACAACACTGCGCTGATGGACGCGCTGGCGATGCATCTGATCACGCATCCGGAGGACTACGGCGTCGTCATCTGTCCGAACCTCGCGGGCGACATGCTCTCGGATCTCGCCGCCGGACTCGTCGGCGGCCTCGGACTCCTCCCGAGCGCGAACGTCGGCGCGGAGAATGCCCTGTTCGAACCGGTCCACGGCTCCGCGCCGGATATCGCCGGCGAAGGGGTCGCCAATCCGACCGCGATGATCCTTTCGGCGGCGATGATGCTCGATCACCTCGGCTACGGCGAGGCTGGCGACCGCGTCCGCGAAGCGACCGAAGCCGTGCTGGACGAGGGGCCGCGAACCCCGGATCTCGGCGGCGACGGGTCGACCGAGGAGGTCACCGCTGCGATCGTCGAGCGGCTCTAG
- a CDS encoding DUF7557 family protein, producing the protein MPDIELDEKTIERLDNLQVEDESYDELINELINIYQAEEMTLFKTE; encoded by the coding sequence ATGCCTGACATCGAACTCGACGAGAAAACTATCGAACGGCTCGACAACCTGCAGGTTGAAGACGAGTCCTACGACGAGCTGATCAACGAACTGATCAACATCTATCAGGCGGAAGAAATGACGCTGTTCAAAACTGAGTAG
- a CDS encoding DoxX family protein, with amino-acid sequence MATQPSERTLETEMFGRNVTYEYSETWVGYSMLSLRLVMAWVFLQAGIAKWADGGFGEPLAWSSEGFLRGMDSANPLSGMFTAFADFAWLFDPLVIFGQVLIGLALLFGVFVRFAAMMGAIQMFMFWTAAWEGGLMAGFPVQNGYFIDSSFVYMLLLFGLGAFGAGRILGLDSKLEQTEIVQQNPWLRYLLG; translated from the coding sequence ATGGCCACGCAACCATCGGAACGGACGCTCGAAACGGAAATGTTCGGTCGAAACGTGACCTACGAGTACTCGGAGACGTGGGTGGGCTACTCGATGCTCTCCCTGCGACTCGTGATGGCGTGGGTATTCCTTCAGGCAGGGATCGCAAAGTGGGCAGATGGTGGCTTCGGCGAGCCGCTCGCGTGGAGTTCGGAGGGGTTCCTGAGAGGGATGGACTCGGCGAACCCGCTGAGCGGAATGTTCACCGCATTCGCTGACTTCGCCTGGCTGTTCGACCCGCTCGTGATCTTCGGACAGGTGCTCATCGGACTTGCACTCCTGTTCGGCGTCTTCGTCCGCTTTGCGGCAATGATGGGTGCGATCCAGATGTTCATGTTCTGGACCGCAGCGTGGGAGGGCGGACTCATGGCCGGGTTCCCGGTCCAGAACGGGTACTTCATCGACAGCTCCTTTGTCTACATGCTCTTGCTGTTCGGCCTCGGCGCGTTCGGCGCTGGCCGGATCCTTGGCCTCGATTCCAAACTTGAACAGACCGAGATCGTCCAGCAGAACCCGTGGCTGCGCTACCTGCTCGGTTAA
- a CDS encoding inorganic phosphate transporter, with protein sequence MAWALGANSNSPPFAPAIGANAISTMRAAFLIGILAALGALTQGGAISETVGQNLILNTPITALAAISGLITAAGFMIFGVYSGYPVPAAFATTGAMVGVGLSLGGDPAVDTYRELATFWLLVPPTSGGMAYLTAKLLRRDDIPDTVGVPLLAGIVGGILANIRLGVIPSPPEIDQSSVAELVSRTLGEPHVAGIDIAVVLVTLAFAVGGFTYIRRRTMASVDDGIRTFLLVLGSVVAFSSGGSQVGLATGPLENLFGVELGLPGIVLLAIGATGIIAGAWMGAPRLLQATSREYAQLGARRSIAALVPGFVIAQIAIALGIPISFNNIIISGVIGGGLAAGSAGVSRRKIGVTLAFWLITLSTSIVIGFGLYQLLSTVLGIR encoded by the coding sequence ATGGCCTGGGCGCTTGGCGCGAACAGCAACTCGCCACCGTTTGCCCCGGCGATCGGCGCGAACGCCATCTCGACGATGCGTGCCGCCTTTCTCATCGGTATTCTCGCGGCGCTTGGCGCGCTCACACAGGGCGGCGCGATCTCCGAGACCGTCGGCCAGAACCTGATCCTGAACACGCCGATCACCGCACTCGCGGCGATTTCCGGGCTCATCACTGCCGCAGGGTTCATGATCTTCGGCGTCTACTCCGGCTATCCGGTACCCGCGGCGTTCGCCACGACCGGTGCGATGGTGGGTGTCGGTCTCTCGCTCGGGGGAGACCCCGCCGTCGACACCTATCGCGAGCTCGCGACGTTCTGGCTGCTCGTCCCCCCGACGTCCGGCGGCATGGCCTATCTCACTGCCAAGCTGCTCCGGCGGGACGATATCCCCGATACGGTCGGCGTGCCGCTGCTCGCTGGTATCGTCGGCGGGATCCTCGCGAACATCCGGCTGGGCGTGATACCGTCGCCACCGGAAATCGACCAGAGCTCCGTCGCCGAGCTCGTCTCCCGGACCCTTGGCGAGCCCCACGTGGCCGGGATCGATATCGCCGTCGTTCTCGTCACGCTCGCCTTCGCTGTCGGCGGCTTCACGTACATCCGCAGGCGGACGATGGCCTCGGTCGACGACGGGATCAGAACCTTTCTGCTCGTGCTGGGAAGCGTCGTCGCCTTCTCCAGTGGGGGCAGTCAGGTCGGGCTGGCGACCGGCCCCCTCGAAAACCTCTTTGGCGTCGAGCTGGGACTGCCGGGGATCGTACTGCTCGCGATCGGTGCAACGGGGATCATCGCCGGTGCATGGATGGGCGCACCGCGGTTGCTGCAGGCAACCTCCCGGGAGTATGCACAACTCGGGGCTCGGCGGTCGATTGCCGCGCTCGTCCCCGGCTTCGTCATCGCCCAGATCGCAATCGCGCTTGGCATCCCCATCTCGTTTAACAACATCATCATCTCCGGTGTGATCGGCGGAGGACTCGCCGCTGGCTCGGCTGGCGTCTCGCGCAGAAAGATCGGCGTCACACTGGCGTTCTGGCTGATCACGCTCTCGACATCGATCGTCATCGGCTTCGGGCTGTATCAACTGCTCTCGACCGTGCTGGGGATCCGGTAA
- a CDS encoding DUF5799 family protein yields MSNSDWTDRIVGARMKVDQEFSEQVQASEFSSQEWGMIMTAVELEIENPGTPEEARVVANTENVPQVMPALDDVRDQMGAMGGAPGGSSGGGGGGGIIDSILGVFGMGGDGGGDAERIEAAENLAQEYAEQLQSHLESQGQWETACNAAARASE; encoded by the coding sequence ATGAGCAACAGCGACTGGACCGACAGGATCGTCGGCGCACGCATGAAAGTCGATCAGGAGTTCTCGGAGCAGGTACAGGCGTCCGAGTTTTCCAGTCAGGAGTGGGGCATGATCATGACCGCAGTGGAACTGGAGATCGAGAACCCTGGCACTCCGGAGGAGGCTCGTGTCGTGGCAAACACGGAGAACGTCCCGCAGGTGATGCCCGCGCTTGACGACGTGCGCGATCAGATGGGCGCAATGGGCGGCGCGCCGGGCGGATCGTCGGGGGGCGGCGGGGGTGGCGGCATCATCGACAGCATACTGGGTGTGTTCGGGATGGGCGGTGACGGCGGTGGGGACGCCGAGCGTATCGAAGCCGCCGAGAACCTCGCTCAGGAATATGCAGAGCAACTGCAGTCTCATCTCGAATCACAGGGGCAGTGGGAGACTGCATGCAATGCGGCAGCGAGAGCGTCTGAGTAG